The proteins below are encoded in one region of Deinococcus yavapaiensis KR-236:
- a CDS encoding deoxynucleoside kinase has product MYVVVEGPIGVGKTSLTRLLAREFNARVNLEVVEENPFLAKFYENPGAFAFQVQAFFLLSRFKQLQALVQGDLFSGNVVSDYFFDKDFIFAAMNLKDDEFALYEDLYQHLKPRVAQPDLVVYLRAETDVLLSRIAKRGRSFERDMQAAYLAELTRRYDEYFRTYEGSLLVVDAAQYDFVGNALDEAAVLRCVRDALPGEAAVA; this is encoded by the coding sequence ATGTACGTCGTCGTCGAAGGTCCGATCGGGGTGGGCAAGACAAGCCTCACCCGCTTGCTCGCACGCGAGTTCAACGCGCGTGTCAACCTCGAGGTCGTCGAGGAAAATCCGTTCCTGGCCAAGTTCTACGAGAACCCGGGAGCGTTCGCCTTTCAAGTGCAAGCGTTCTTCTTGCTGTCGCGCTTCAAGCAACTCCAAGCGCTCGTGCAAGGCGACTTGTTCAGCGGAAACGTCGTGTCGGACTACTTCTTCGACAAGGACTTCATCTTCGCCGCAATGAACCTCAAGGACGACGAGTTCGCGCTGTACGAGGATCTCTACCAGCACTTGAAGCCGAGGGTCGCGCAGCCGGATCTGGTCGTGTATCTGCGCGCCGAGACGGACGTGCTGCTGTCGCGGATCGCCAAGCGCGGCCGATCGTTCGAGCGGGACATGCAAGCGGCGTACCTTGCCGAACTCACCCGCCGCTACGACGAGTACTTTCGCACGTACGAAGGCTCGCTGCTCGTCGTGGACGCCGCGCAGTACGATTTCGTCGGCAACGCCCTCGACGAGGCCGCCGTTTTGCGGTGCGTGCGCGACGCGCTGCCAGGAGAGGCCGCGGTGGCGTGA
- a CDS encoding deoxynucleoside kinase — MYLAISGNIGSGKSSLTGLLSERYGLAPVYEAVDTNPYLQDFYADMRRYSFHSQVFFLSKRLEQHLKLINGARSVIQDRTVFEDANIFARNLFESGSMEGRDWQTYLGLYEGILPALREPDLLIHIEAGLGTLRRRIALRGRDYEQGIPDEYLLRLSGLYDEFVDTYALSPIVRVPGDDLDFVHDDAAFAWICDRIEALGFGVPLLR, encoded by the coding sequence ATGTACTTGGCGATCTCCGGCAACATCGGCAGCGGAAAAAGCAGCCTCACGGGCCTGCTGTCCGAGCGGTACGGCCTCGCGCCCGTGTACGAAGCGGTCGACACGAATCCGTACTTGCAAGACTTCTACGCCGACATGCGCCGCTACTCGTTCCACAGCCAAGTGTTCTTCTTGTCGAAACGGCTGGAGCAGCACCTCAAGCTCATCAACGGAGCGCGAAGCGTCATCCAGGACCGCACGGTGTTCGAGGACGCGAACATCTTCGCGCGCAATCTCTTCGAGTCGGGCAGCATGGAAGGGCGCGATTGGCAGACGTACCTGGGCCTTTACGAAGGCATCCTGCCCGCCTTGCGCGAGCCCGACTTGCTGATTCACATCGAGGCGGGTCTGGGAACGTTACGTCGCCGTATCGCCTTGCGAGGACGCGACTACGAGCAAGGAATTCCCGACGAGTACCTGCTGCGTCTCAGCGGCCTGTACGACGAATTCGTCGACACGTACGCCCTGTCTCCCATCGTTCGCGTGCCCGGCGACGACCTCGACTTCGTGCACGACGACGCGGCGTTCGCGTGGATCTGCGACCGCATCGAGGCGCTGGGCTTCGGTGTGCCACTGCTGCGGTGA
- a CDS encoding UDP-N-acetylmuramoyl-L-alanyl-D-glutamate--2,6-diaminopimelate ligase encodes MLLSRLAAALSLPAPDRDSDVLGVTHNADWVKPGDVFVAIRGAKFDGHAFIPEVIERGAVAVVGQGWEGEASVPYLKVPHAREALADLAAELRGHPSRALKVVGVTGTDGKTTTSWLTLHLLRSAGLKTGLLSTVGYQRPDGELHHFPAHFTTPEAPQVQATLSEILEAGGEAAVLESSSHALQLDRVRGVAYDVAVWTNLTPEHLDFHGTMEDYFLAKKRLVDWAEFAVVNADDAWGRRLDEKPRWTYGVDHDADWRAFDIRDVPGGLEFAVTSPLGSFDARLPMIGRFNVHNALGAMAAAARLGATLDELRDGLARFAGVPGRMQIVAAEPVRVIVDFAHTPPSLEKALSALRPTTLGRLIVVIGSAGGLRDPGKRAPLGETATRLADVAIFTEEDHRDTPLDDILNEMARGAREAGRSNFLLVGDRREAIRAAIERAEPGDTVLLAGKGAEDILERTHETVPWDEAAEARRALRPAP; translated from the coding sequence ATGTTGCTGTCGCGTCTCGCCGCCGCCTTGTCCCTGCCCGCTCCCGACCGCGATTCCGACGTGCTCGGGGTCACGCACAACGCCGACTGGGTGAAGCCCGGGGACGTGTTCGTGGCGATTCGAGGCGCCAAGTTCGACGGGCACGCGTTCATCCCCGAGGTGATCGAGCGAGGTGCGGTCGCGGTCGTCGGGCAAGGCTGGGAAGGCGAGGCGAGCGTACCTTACCTCAAGGTACCGCATGCCCGCGAGGCGCTCGCCGACCTGGCGGCCGAGTTGCGCGGCCATCCGAGCCGCGCCTTGAAGGTCGTCGGCGTGACGGGCACGGACGGCAAGACGACGACGAGTTGGCTGACCTTGCATCTTCTGAGAAGCGCCGGATTGAAGACGGGCTTGCTTTCGACGGTGGGGTATCAGCGTCCCGACGGCGAGCTTCATCACTTCCCCGCCCACTTCACGACGCCCGAGGCGCCGCAAGTGCAAGCGACGCTGAGCGAAATTCTGGAAGCGGGCGGCGAGGCGGCCGTGCTGGAGTCGAGCAGCCACGCTTTGCAACTCGACCGCGTTCGTGGCGTCGCGTACGACGTGGCCGTCTGGACGAACCTCACGCCCGAGCACCTCGACTTTCACGGGACGATGGAGGACTACTTTCTCGCGAAAAAGCGCCTCGTCGACTGGGCCGAGTTCGCGGTCGTGAACGCCGACGACGCGTGGGGCCGCCGCCTCGACGAGAAGCCGAGGTGGACGTACGGCGTCGATCACGACGCCGACTGGCGCGCGTTCGACATCCGCGACGTGCCAGGCGGCCTGGAATTCGCCGTGACCTCGCCGCTGGGTTCGTTCGACGCGCGTCTCCCGATGATCGGGCGCTTCAACGTCCACAACGCGCTCGGCGCGATGGCCGCCGCCGCGCGGCTCGGCGCGACCCTCGACGAACTTCGAGACGGCCTCGCGCGCTTCGCGGGCGTGCCGGGCCGCATGCAGATCGTCGCCGCCGAGCCCGTGCGGGTCATCGTGGACTTCGCGCACACTCCGCCGAGTCTGGAGAAGGCCCTGTCCGCCTTGCGCCCCACGACGCTCGGGCGTCTCATCGTCGTGATCGGCTCGGCGGGCGGCTTGCGCGATCCGGGCAAGCGCGCGCCCCTTGGCGAGACGGCGACGCGCCTCGCCGACGTCGCGATCTTCACGGAAGAGGATCACCGTGACACGCCCCTGGACGACATCCTGAACGAGATGGCGCGCGGCGCGCGCGAAGCGGGCCGAAGCAACTTCCTCCTCGTCGGCGATCGCCGCGAAGCCATTCGGGCCGCCATCGAGCGAGCGGAGCCCGGCGATACGGTCTTGCTCGCCGGGAAAGGCGCCGAGGACATTTTGGAGCGCACGCACGAGACGGTTCCCTGGGATGAAGCGGCGGAGGCGCGGCGGGCACTGCGGCCCGCGCCGTGA
- a CDS encoding DEAD/DEAH box helicase translates to MTTAARPLTALVPRAPLGTLLMLPQVARAALFAAHPGSSVLLTTPERLHLYAGAEPLGSALSVNPGLREWSGRERHVVLDVVTALDLFPRDPDAHALTLRVGETYPREDLLAKLEKLGYERGEDAGYELRGDLLELRVGEETIRAEFFGDDLDTLRKVDEYGQPGEKLESFSLAPAEGYLSDVKWDATRLELLPGRIFLDSPEFFGSALGPQLDTLWSLLEGREVTSFGRAPLDLPDATVALRPLPFYRAKLSEFASQVDAWRASGYQILMLVRHERTATYLSHNLLGGGEPRWLTGPKVRPGDIGFLRAPGEGGFEVVDEKIVVLTEDLLYGFQGGAALRGKKLAGKPVTDALGLGIGDFLIHPEHGVGRFLGLETRTVLGVARDYLHLEYKNGAKLFLPIELLPVLRRHPGTTDDPPTLSSLDKKDWSKAREKARKNAEQLAAKLLVQYAARQVTPGFSFGPLSEWDAQIEQNFQYELTADQGTALKETFRDLEAPHPMDRLIAGDVGFGKTEVALRAAHRVIGHGKQVAMLVPTTLLAEQHTETFRARFKDLPVRVEGLSRFTPPKQETQILKDLAAGKVDVLIGTHRLLSEDVSFKDLGMVIIDEEHRFGVAQKEKLRALKGLPEPDKSGKVDIPSGMNSPDVLSLSATPIPRTLYMSMVGLRDMSSIQTPPKGRKPIQTVLAPYEPIAVRNAIMTEIERGGKVFYIHDRIASMGARSLYLRNLVPEARVGVAHGQMNEEELEEIMMGFSEGAFDVLLSTTIVETGLDIPEANTILIERADRLGLAQLYQLRGRVGRRAQEAFAYLFYPPRITENASRRLWAIADLHDLGSGHKLAEKDMEIRGVGNILGGEQHGHVQAVSIEVYTELLAEAVSKLKGEKLVAPATVSIDLPVNARLTPAYFGDEDERIAAYGRISEAKTLAALSRIERDLRKRFGVPPQEVQHFLDLAKLRLTALAKRVASINDTMTGINVAFAYKNLDYDASGLRKYAHKTEVTTFPPGVKLDKKGLKPDEYPRVLLDMLTYFG, encoded by the coding sequence GTGACGACCGCCGCACGACCCTTGACCGCCCTCGTTCCCCGCGCGCCGCTCGGTACCCTTCTGATGCTGCCGCAAGTGGCGCGCGCCGCGCTGTTCGCCGCGCACCCCGGCTCGTCCGTTCTGCTCACGACGCCCGAACGTCTGCACTTGTACGCGGGAGCGGAGCCGCTCGGGTCCGCCTTGTCCGTCAATCCAGGCTTGCGCGAGTGGAGCGGGCGCGAGCGCCACGTCGTCCTCGACGTCGTGACGGCCCTCGACCTGTTTCCACGCGATCCCGACGCGCACGCCCTGACGCTGCGCGTCGGCGAAACGTATCCGCGCGAGGATCTGCTCGCGAAGTTGGAGAAGCTCGGCTACGAGCGCGGCGAGGACGCCGGGTACGAACTGCGCGGCGACCTCCTCGAACTACGCGTCGGCGAGGAAACGATTCGCGCTGAGTTCTTCGGAGACGACCTCGATACGCTGCGCAAAGTCGACGAGTACGGGCAGCCCGGCGAAAAGCTCGAATCCTTCAGCCTCGCGCCCGCCGAGGGCTACCTCAGCGACGTGAAGTGGGACGCGACGCGCCTCGAATTGCTGCCCGGGCGAATCTTTCTGGATTCGCCCGAATTCTTCGGTTCGGCGCTCGGTCCGCAACTCGACACGCTGTGGTCGCTGCTTGAGGGCCGTGAAGTGACGAGCTTCGGCCGCGCTCCCCTCGACTTGCCCGACGCCACCGTTGCGCTTCGACCGCTGCCCTTCTACCGCGCCAAGCTTTCCGAATTCGCGTCCCAAGTCGACGCGTGGCGTGCGAGCGGCTACCAGATCTTGATGCTCGTACGCCACGAGCGCACCGCCACCTACCTTTCGCACAACCTCCTCGGAGGAGGCGAACCGAGGTGGCTGACGGGTCCCAAAGTCCGGCCGGGCGACATCGGGTTTCTGCGCGCTCCTGGTGAGGGAGGCTTCGAGGTCGTCGACGAGAAGATCGTCGTGCTCACCGAGGACTTGCTGTACGGATTCCAGGGCGGCGCGGCCCTGCGCGGCAAGAAACTCGCCGGCAAACCTGTCACGGACGCGCTCGGACTCGGCATCGGCGACTTCTTGATCCACCCCGAGCACGGCGTGGGCCGCTTCCTGGGCCTCGAAACGCGCACGGTGCTGGGCGTCGCGCGCGATTACCTGCACTTGGAGTACAAGAACGGCGCGAAACTCTTCCTTCCCATCGAACTCCTGCCCGTCTTGCGTCGCCACCCAGGCACGACCGACGATCCGCCGACGCTGTCGAGCCTCGACAAGAAAGACTGGAGCAAGGCGAGAGAAAAGGCGCGCAAGAACGCTGAGCAACTCGCCGCGAAGCTTCTCGTGCAGTACGCCGCGCGGCAAGTGACGCCCGGATTTTCCTTCGGCCCGCTTTCCGAGTGGGACGCGCAAATCGAGCAGAACTTCCAGTACGAGCTTACCGCCGACCAAGGCACGGCCTTGAAGGAAACGTTTCGCGACCTCGAAGCGCCACACCCCATGGACCGCCTCATCGCCGGGGACGTCGGCTTCGGCAAGACCGAAGTCGCGCTGCGCGCCGCGCACCGCGTCATCGGGCACGGCAAGCAAGTCGCGATGCTCGTCCCGACGACCCTTCTCGCCGAGCAGCACACCGAGACGTTCCGCGCCCGCTTCAAGGACTTGCCCGTTCGCGTCGAGGGACTCTCGCGCTTCACGCCGCCGAAGCAGGAGACGCAGATCCTCAAGGACTTGGCCGCTGGCAAAGTCGACGTCCTCATCGGCACGCACCGCCTGCTTTCCGAAGACGTGTCGTTCAAGGATCTCGGCATGGTCATCATCGACGAGGAGCACCGTTTCGGCGTCGCGCAGAAAGAAAAACTGCGCGCCCTCAAGGGCCTGCCCGAACCCGACAAGTCAGGCAAAGTCGACATCCCGAGCGGCATGAATTCACCCGACGTCCTCAGCCTCTCGGCGACGCCCATTCCTCGCACTTTGTACATGAGCATGGTGGGCTTGCGCGACATGAGCTCCATTCAAACGCCGCCGAAGGGCCGCAAGCCCATTCAGACGGTCCTCGCGCCGTACGAGCCCATCGCCGTTCGCAACGCGATCATGACGGAGATCGAGCGCGGCGGGAAGGTCTTCTACATCCACGACCGCATCGCGTCCATGGGCGCGCGCAGCCTGTATTTGCGCAACCTCGTGCCCGAAGCGCGCGTGGGCGTCGCGCACGGCCAGATGAATGAGGAGGAGCTCGAGGAGATCATGATGGGCTTCTCCGAAGGCGCCTTCGACGTCTTGCTGTCCACCACGATCGTCGAGACGGGCCTCGACATTCCCGAGGCGAACACGATCCTCATCGAGCGGGCCGATCGCCTCGGCCTCGCCCAGCTCTACCAACTTCGCGGTCGCGTCGGGCGACGCGCTCAGGAAGCCTTCGCGTACCTCTTCTACCCGCCGCGCATCACCGAGAACGCGTCGCGCCGCTTGTGGGCCATCGCGGACTTGCACGACCTCGGCTCGGGCCACAAGCTCGCCGAGAAGGACATGGAGATTCGCGGCGTTGGCAACATCCTCGGTGGCGAGCAGCACGGACACGTTCAAGCCGTGTCCATCGAGGTGTACACGGAACTGCTCGCCGAAGCCGTCTCGAAACTCAAGGGCGAGAAGCTCGTGGCCCCCGCGACCGTCAGCATCGACTTGCCCGTCAACGCGCGTCTCACGCCCGCCTACTTCGGTGACGAGGACGAGCGCATCGCAGCGTACGGCCGCATCTCCGAAGCCAAGACCCTCGCCGCCTTGTCACGCATCGAACGCGATCTTCGCAAGCGCTTCGGCGTTCCTCCACAAGAAGTGCAACACTTCCTCGACCTCGCCAAGCTGCGTCTCACCGCCCTCGCGAAGCGCGTCGCGAGCATCAACGACACCATGACGGGCATCAACGTCGCCTTCGCGTACAAGAACCTCGACTACGACGCGTCCGGTCTGCGCAAGTATGCGCACAAGACCGAGGTCACCACGTTTCCGCCGGGCGTCAAGCTCGACAAGAAGGGCCTCAAGCCCGACGAGTACCCGAGGGTGCTGCTCGACATGCTGACCTACTTCGGTTGA
- the rpe gene encoding ribulose-phosphate 3-epimerase, translating into MRSFQLAPSLLSCDFTRLGEELAAIDAAGATYAHIDVMDGAFVPNISFGLPILAAARRASSLFLDVHLMIQAPERYLEDFVHAGADGITVHVEATPHVHRAVQVIKSLGKRVGVTLNPGTPLEAIRPVLADVDLVLIMSVNPGFGGQRFIESSLERVRTVRAWLDALGSSAELEVDGGVSPHNARALVEAGATVLVAGSSVFGPDGPEAGVRRLRESVL; encoded by the coding sequence ATGCGGTCCTTTCAACTCGCGCCCAGCCTTCTGTCGTGCGACTTCACACGTCTCGGCGAGGAGCTCGCGGCCATCGATGCGGCGGGCGCCACGTACGCGCACATCGACGTCATGGACGGCGCGTTCGTTCCCAACATCTCCTTCGGCCTCCCGATCCTCGCGGCGGCGCGGCGCGCGTCGAGCCTGTTCTTGGACGTGCACCTCATGATCCAAGCGCCCGAGCGTTACCTCGAAGACTTCGTGCACGCGGGCGCGGACGGAATCACCGTGCACGTGGAGGCAACGCCGCACGTTCACCGCGCGGTTCAAGTCATCAAGTCCCTTGGAAAGCGCGTGGGCGTCACCCTCAATCCCGGCACGCCCCTGGAAGCGATTCGGCCCGTTCTCGCCGACGTGGACCTCGTGCTGATCATGAGCGTGAATCCCGGGTTCGGCGGCCAGCGGTTCATCGAGAGCAGCTTGGAGCGCGTCCGAACGGTGCGCGCTTGGCTCGACGCGCTCGGCTCGAGCGCCGAGCTCGAAGTCGACGGCGGCGTCTCTCCCCACAACGCCCGGGCGCTCGTGGAGGCGGGCGCGACGGTCCTCGTGGCAGGCTCCAGCGTCTTCGGTCCCGACGGACCGGAAGCGGGCGTGCGGCGCTTGCGGGAGAGCGTTCTGTGA
- a CDS encoding 2-phosphosulfolactate phosphatase — protein MRLRVDLLPHGSYPDTVLVVDVLRATTTASVYLERGAESLLLTSSPERALELRGEGVLLGGERGGLPIPGFDFGNSPIEADSQNFTGKVVVMNTTNGTGAAHVAGKSGKHVFLASLRNAHAAARRARAIAVEEIAIACAGTDGRVGLEDVYTAGVLCEYLMAMSSVTIDDGARIALMVRRNTPDPLEALSSSTHGIALDRLGLGEDVRYSAQPSTSTLVPVLAEGQDVEGALRFVK, from the coding sequence GTGAGGCTGCGCGTCGATCTCCTGCCGCATGGAAGTTACCCCGACACCGTCCTCGTCGTGGACGTCTTGCGGGCCACGACGACGGCGAGCGTCTACTTGGAGCGTGGCGCGGAAAGTCTGCTGCTCACCTCCTCTCCCGAACGCGCCTTGGAGTTGCGCGGTGAAGGCGTGCTGCTCGGCGGAGAACGCGGCGGTCTGCCCATTCCCGGCTTCGACTTCGGCAATTCGCCCATCGAGGCCGACTCGCAGAACTTCACGGGCAAAGTCGTCGTGATGAACACCACCAACGGTACGGGCGCCGCTCACGTCGCCGGAAAATCGGGCAAGCACGTCTTCCTGGCGTCCTTGCGAAACGCGCACGCCGCCGCGCGGCGCGCGCGTGCCATCGCCGTCGAGGAGATCGCCATCGCCTGCGCGGGCACCGACGGTCGCGTCGGTTTGGAGGACGTGTACACGGCGGGCGTGTTGTGCGAGTACCTCATGGCGATGAGCAGCGTCACGATCGACGACGGCGCGCGCATCGCCCTCATGGTGCGGCGCAACACGCCCGACCCGCTCGAAGCCTTGTCGAGTTCCACGCACGGAATCGCCCTCGACCGCTTGGGTCTGGGCGAGGACGTTCGTTACAGCGCCCAACCTTCCACGTCCACCCTCGTGCCCGTTTTGGCCGAAGGGCAAGACGTGGAAGGCGCGCTACGTTTCGTGAAGTGA
- the rpiA gene encoding ribose 5-phosphate isomerase A has translation MPHRKELKQEAAVRAAALVESGMRVGLGTGSTAKYAILELGRRLREGELTDIVGVPTSDASDTLARAQGIEIVELGTLELDLAIDGADEIDPNLDLIKGLGGALTREKLVELRAKRLVIIADDAKLVTRLGEKAALPIEVVRFGFESTLARLADLGARGTLREQGGQAYVTDNGNYIFDARFGDALPDAATLAERLKLTPGVVEHGLFLGMATQAFVASSEGVREIPARSRTS, from the coding sequence ATGCCTCATCGTAAAGAGCTCAAGCAGGAAGCCGCCGTGCGGGCCGCCGCCCTCGTCGAGTCGGGCATGCGCGTCGGGCTCGGCACGGGCAGCACCGCGAAGTACGCGATTCTCGAACTCGGGCGTCGTCTGCGTGAAGGCGAACTCACCGACATCGTCGGCGTGCCCACCTCGGACGCCAGCGATACGCTCGCGCGCGCGCAAGGCATCGAGATCGTCGAGCTCGGCACGCTCGAGCTCGACCTCGCCATCGACGGCGCGGACGAAATCGACCCGAATCTCGACCTCATCAAAGGGCTCGGCGGCGCGCTCACGCGCGAGAAACTCGTGGAACTGCGCGCGAAGCGCCTCGTGATCATCGCCGACGACGCGAAGCTCGTCACGCGTCTCGGCGAAAAAGCCGCCCTTCCGATCGAAGTCGTGCGCTTCGGCTTCGAAAGCACCCTGGCCCGTCTCGCCGACCTCGGCGCCCGCGGCACGCTGCGCGAGCAAGGCGGGCAAGCGTACGTCACCGACAACGGCAACTACATCTTCGACGCCCGCTTCGGCGACGCCCTTCCGGATGCCGCCACGCTCGCCGAGCGCCTCAAGCTCACGCCGGGCGTCGTCGAGCACGGCCTGTTCCTCGGGATGGCGACCCAGGCGTTCGTGGCGTCGAGCGAAGGCGTGCGGGAGATACCCGCTCGATCACGAACGAGTTGA
- a CDS encoding peroxiredoxin: MTQPETLAPGVPFPPFALHDASGELHTLARYAGRYVVLYAYPKDDTPGCTKEACDFRDNAELREHGAVILGVSRDDADSHAKFTEKYSLNFPLLTDESAEYLKSIDAFGTKNTYGKVSEGVKRSTFLIAPDGTLVKAWRAVNVEGHAQQVLAALQEHKANHASS, encoded by the coding sequence ATGACGCAACCCGAGACGCTGGCACCCGGAGTCCCCTTTCCTCCTTTCGCCTTGCATGACGCGAGCGGTGAACTGCACACCCTCGCGCGGTACGCGGGCCGCTACGTCGTCTTGTACGCCTACCCCAAGGACGACACGCCGGGCTGCACGAAGGAAGCCTGCGATTTTCGCGACAACGCCGAACTTCGCGAGCACGGCGCCGTCATCCTCGGCGTGAGTCGCGACGACGCCGACAGCCACGCTAAGTTCACCGAGAAGTACTCCCTCAACTTTCCCCTGCTCACCGACGAGAGCGCCGAATACCTGAAATCCATCGACGCGTTCGGCACGAAGAACACGTACGGCAAAGTCAGCGAGGGCGTGAAGCGCTCCACCTTCCTCATCGCGCCCGACGGGACGCTCGTGAAAGCCTGGAGGGCCGTGAACGTCGAGGGCCACGCGCAGCAAGTGCTCGCGGCCCTTCAAGAGCACAAGGCAAATCATGCCTCATCGTAA
- the deoC gene encoding deoxyribose-phosphate aldolase, which translates to MNLADFIDHTLLKATATPSDIRKLCAEAREHAFKAVCVNSVYVPLAKEELAGSRVLIATVCGFPLGALLPRQKAAEAAASVEAGADEIDMVIDIGAAVSNDFGRVQADIVAVRSATEGKILKVIIETCYLSDDQKRGATLAALSAGADFVKTSTGFGTGGATLSDVTLMKDALKGGAQIKASGGIRTREDALAMIAAGATRLGTSGGVAIVTGGENRTSY; encoded by the coding sequence GTGAATTTGGCCGATTTCATTGACCACACCCTGTTAAAGGCGACCGCAACTCCGAGCGACATTCGAAAGCTGTGCGCGGAGGCGCGCGAGCACGCGTTCAAGGCGGTGTGCGTCAATTCCGTGTACGTTCCCCTCGCCAAAGAGGAGTTGGCGGGGTCGCGCGTGTTGATCGCAACCGTCTGCGGCTTTCCGCTCGGCGCGCTCTTGCCGCGCCAGAAAGCGGCGGAAGCGGCAGCGAGCGTCGAAGCGGGCGCGGACGAAATCGACATGGTGATCGACATCGGCGCGGCCGTCTCGAACGACTTCGGCCGAGTCCAGGCGGACATCGTCGCCGTGCGGAGCGCCACCGAGGGCAAGATCCTCAAGGTCATCATCGAAACGTGCTACCTGTCCGACGACCAGAAGCGCGGCGCGACCCTCGCGGCCCTGAGCGCGGGCGCCGACTTCGTGAAGACCTCCACGGGGTTCGGCACGGGCGGCGCGACCCTCAGCGACGTCACCCTCATGAAGGACGCGCTGAAGGGCGGCGCGCAGATCAAGGCTTCGGGCGGCATTCGCACGCGTGAGGACGCCCTCGCGATGATCGCAGCGGGGGCGACGCGTCTGGGCACGTCGGGAGGCGTGGCAATCGTGACGGGCGGCGAGAACCGTACATCGTACTGA
- a CDS encoding Maf family protein, whose product MTDLVLASQSPRRRDLLSRLGVTFRVVTAHTEEVSTFEDPADVARDLALQKARAVKALAPHAVVIASDTLVALDGEILGKPVDEAQNAAYVRKLAGRTHAVFTGVAVLGAAQEARVEMTRVTFRDLTDAEVAWYARSGEGLDKAGGYGIQELGLALVARVEGDYSNVVGFPLPLVIDLLRRAGVEVLA is encoded by the coding sequence GTGACGGATCTCGTGCTCGCTTCGCAAAGCCCTCGACGGCGCGACCTCCTGTCGCGCCTCGGGGTGACGTTTCGTGTCGTGACCGCCCACACCGAGGAAGTGTCGACGTTCGAGGACCCCGCCGACGTGGCGCGCGACCTCGCGCTGCAAAAAGCGCGAGCGGTGAAAGCGCTCGCGCCGCACGCCGTCGTGATCGCCTCGGACACGCTCGTCGCACTGGACGGCGAGATTCTCGGCAAGCCGGTCGACGAAGCCCAGAACGCCGCGTACGTTCGCAAGTTGGCGGGACGCACGCACGCCGTCTTCACGGGCGTGGCGGTCCTCGGCGCCGCTCAGGAGGCGCGCGTGGAAATGACGCGCGTGACGTTCCGTGACCTCACAGACGCCGAAGTCGCGTGGTACGCGCGCAGCGGCGAAGGTCTCGACAAGGCGGGCGGCTACGGCATCCAAGAGCTCGGGCTCGCCCTCGTCGCGCGCGTGGAAGGGGACTACTCGAACGTCGTGGGCTTTCCCCTTCCGCTCGTGATCGACTTGCTGCGGCGCGCGGGCGTGGAGGTCTTGGCGTGA
- the mreC gene encoding rod shape-determining protein MreC, whose product MNAWRRLAVVYVLLMLVSMAATRFQITPPLAVTSGILPLTQLFDGAADNVRGAYGTLVEERDIARRYRELRSQNDVLRGRLSVLERENARLKEAAQIRATQSPSLVTVASVVAVDPSPLLSRLTVNKGIRDGVSLRMPATVPAGLVGQVTSVDGTSAAITTILDPESRVGVSLAREGWRGGRGLAFGYSSERLKAEFPLSVDVRVGDVVETSNLGGVYPSGIRVGSVEEILPLGSNDVRRSVIVKPAADITSLEEVALLRAL is encoded by the coding sequence GTGAACGCGTGGCGTCGCCTCGCCGTCGTCTACGTCCTGCTGATGCTCGTCAGCATGGCAGCGACACGCTTTCAAATCACGCCGCCGCTCGCCGTGACGAGCGGCATCCTGCCCTTGACGCAACTCTTCGACGGCGCCGCCGACAACGTTCGTGGAGCGTACGGCACGCTCGTGGAGGAACGCGACATCGCGCGGCGCTACCGTGAGCTTCGCTCGCAAAACGATGTGCTGCGCGGCCGTCTCAGCGTCCTGGAGCGCGAAAACGCACGCTTGAAGGAAGCCGCCCAGATTCGCGCGACGCAAAGCCCGAGTCTCGTGACGGTCGCGTCGGTCGTCGCCGTGGACCCGTCTCCCCTGCTGTCACGCCTCACCGTGAACAAGGGAATTCGTGACGGCGTGAGCTTGCGCATGCCCGCCACCGTGCCCGCCGGCCTGGTCGGGCAGGTGACGAGCGTGGACGGCACGAGCGCCGCCATCACGACGATCCTCGATCCCGAAAGCCGCGTCGGCGTGAGCCTCGCGCGTGAAGGTTGGCGCGGAGGGCGGGGCCTCGCGTTCGGGTATTCGTCCGAGCGCCTCAAGGCCGAGTTTCCCCTCAGCGTCGACGTGCGCGTCGGAGACGTCGTGGAGACGTCGAACCTCGGCGGAGTGTACCCGTCGGGCATTCGCGTCGGGTCCGTCGAGGAAATCTTGCCGCTCGGCTCGAACGACGTGCGCCGCAGCGTCATCGTCAAACCCGCCGCCGATATCACATCTCTCGAAGAAGTCGCGCTGCTGCGCGCCCTTTAA